DNA from Dehalobacter sp. 12DCB1:
CCTGAACCCGCCCAATACTTTCCTCTTATGGCACCCTTGCGGGAATCTATTGTTAGGCGGCGCGGCAAATATGGACAAAATAAAAACCGTTCATTCATAGAGCATTAAAATAATTTAATTACTAATCACAAGAAATTCCCTGTCCAGATACTATAAAGTGTGGAGAATCATCTATAAATGTAAAATATCTCCAATGTTCTCCATCATCAGAATCATCTGGAAAGGCTTCAATATTGAATCCATCGGATAACGCTATACAGAAACCACCAAATCTATCAGCAACTACTGATTTAACGATCAAATTGTTATACTCCCGGAAAAATTGACTTATTTGTTGATCACAACGATTCTCCCCTTGAACATCCCATTCAAAATCTTGTTCATCGCCCTGCCAACCATCTTTTGGCATGTACCTATCGCGTGAAGCAACTATTATACCTTTAGGCCCTGTTATTCTCCACGCACATTGAATATGAACCGCATACTCATGCACATTCCGAATTGAACCATTATGATCAACCCGTTGAACATCTTTACCAAATCCAAACCACTGTAAGTCACAAGCTCTACCGCATCTCAGGAATGGAAGTCCAATTAAAATTTCCAACTTATGTTCAATCTCTTGTTTCATAAAACAATCCTTTCAATCTTACACTTATAATTCATGCAACTAAAACTTGAATAATGACCCAGTGTCGCCTAACGTCCCGCGAATTGCCGAAGTCTGGTTATTACATACATATAATCTCAGATTTTGGCAATTCGCTGTTATATGCAGTGCCACACTTCTTGCTCAGAGGCCGCCAGGACGGCGGCCCCTTTAATTCCACATGATTATACTTTTATAAACGGGGGCATCTCATACTTTCTCCCCATACAAATTTGAATTTTTCAACCTTTCCTTTTTTTTAAATAAATCACTACTCATAATTGCAAAATCAATCCGCCATCATAAAATCTGCCCATTCACACGGATAGTCTTTATAATGTTCTCGCCAATAATTTATCTGCTCAATATATTGTTGCTTACGCTCCTCAACAACTTTTTTGCATTCTGGTACACCATAGTGTCTAATTATAGCTGTTAAATCATAGATTGGAAATCCGATAGCGTGTCCATTCGCGTGAACCACGCCGCAAGCTTGCCCGATGGCATGGCACAAAGCTATATCTTCAAGAGAGTCGATTTCCTTTGCCACTGCGTGAGCCTGCAAAATCGCGCGCTTAGCCACGGGCATTTTTATTTTACCAGCAGCCAGTCTTTTGATGCCAGCACAGCGGATTCGAGTCGCTTTTCGTTCGGATAACGTTCAAACAACCTTTGAACAGTTTCATCTGCAAATTCAAATGCCCACAAGACCATTGTCCGATGATTTTGTTCTTGAATCAATGTTGCTAAATCGGCTAAAAATTCAC
Protein-coding regions in this window:
- a CDS encoding putative immunity protein, with amino-acid sequence MNWLNEVQNRIKRKNQILFAKNSEFLADLATLIQEQNHRTMVLWAFEFADETVQRLFERYPNEKRLESAVLASKDWLLVK
- a CDS encoding putative immunity protein, producing the protein MPVAKRAILQAHAVAKEIDSLEDIALCHAIGQACGVVHANGHAIGFPIYDLTAIIRHYGVPECKKVVEERKQQYIEQINYWREHYKDYPCEWADFMMAD